The segment GAGCGCGGAGCGCGCTGCTCCCCATTCAGCATTAGGGCAAATTAAGCTCAGCTGAGTCGAGGGGAACACCGCAACCAGTTGTGCAACACACAGCGCGCACCGGCTCGGCAAACGAAAGGAAAGCTCTCGAGCAGACGGACAAGTGCACTCGGCGGGACGAAagggaagaaaaaataaaacttaccCTGGGTCGTTGGGGACTTCGGCAGGGGAGCCCGCAGCGACACTATCTTGAGATTGTGCCTCCATCACTAACAAGTAAAAAAGTTCCTCTGGTGTAGCAATTATGGAAAACTTTGAAGCCAACTGGTCGACGGACAGAGCGAGAGCAGAGACGGTCTGGCggtggagcgagcgagcggtgTCTTGGTCGGACGAAGCGCGCGCCGGAGGTTCGTGTACTGCggagtgtgtgtgagtgtgttggTGCTGGTGAGACTGTGACGGACGagtcagcggcggcggctgcggtggCGACTGCTGCTGAGACTTGGGTCGGAGGAGCGTGCCGGCCGGTGCGGGATGCTGGACGACGACGTTGGTGCTGACCACTCGGAACTACCCACTACGAGTAAAAAACGGCGCGTGAAGCACGTGTTTTCGGCAAAGCGGTGCGCGGCGGCCGAAAACGACAACGAGAGACCGACAACTCAACTATCTATCTATGGAGCCCGACGACTACGGCTAGTTTGGCGGTCGTGCTGCTGGGCACAGTACCAACACAGGACTGACGGACTGAGTCGAGCCGACTTGCTCCGGTGTGCTACTCGAGGAGTCGAGGAgagcggcgggcgggcgggcggcgagCGAGCACCGTCGTAGGGGAGTAAGACCAAGAGAGTGATGGAAAGGGAAATTCGGAAGGATGGGTGCCGGGTTGCAGAGTTCCAGGCGAAGGGGCAACGAGGCGGAGCCCCGCGTTCAAAGTTGCGCGCGCTTCCCTGATGGACGTCCGTGCCGGCCTCCGTGATTGGGTGCAATCCGTGCGCTCCCCTCGCGCACACGCTGACGTCACGCGGTGACGTCGGTGCGCACCGATCGATACACCGGCGCGCGGAGGGGCCACCACGTCCACGCCGTGCCAAGCGGCCGGGAGGGTGGCTGGGCGCACGGGGTGGGAATGGCAAGATGCATCCCCCAGATAAAGGGCGCCAGCTCGGGCCGGCGAGGAGGTAGAGGATCGCGGAAGCCGGCTCCGCGCTTTCCGGGTGCGGGGGTGGAAGCGCCCGCCGCGCCTTGCGCCGCGTTGCGGTGGGTCTGGGCTCGGAAGTGGGCGCCGCGCAGCCggattttcgcattttttgaTGAACACATTACCAGCCGCTCTGCCGACAAATATAATCACTCTCTGTGCGCGTTGCGTTGCGCGTGCACGACTTTACTGCGCCTCATTATCTCGGCTTTAGCATTGAATAAATTGAGGttccaattaatttcataatgaATTTTGACTTCAAAACTCATTTCGCTCATCGCATggcaatttttgtgtttcctTCTGTTTCTATggcaacattaaattttgtagaaatttagacgatttaATAGCGATAAACCACCATGATCAATTTAGAAAGAATTTAATGATCGATCTCttcatgaattatttatctgcaattaataattcatattatttattatcgtGCGGCCCTGATGCTAATGGTAAACAGACGACGCACATCCCTTTCCCGCATTAATTCGTATGCGCTACGAATGCCCCGCCATCTGCTACAGGAGTTTGGTAACTTTTGAGATTTTGCCGGCTGACCCGGCTGTCATCTCTTGAAGTAATCATCTGTCGAGTTCCGCGAGTCCTTATCTTTTCGAGCTTTCACGGCATTATTTATATCTGGAGAGCGATTTTGAAataggaattaattaaatattgatacaAGGCAAacttcttcaatttaaaagaccAGTGCCAATCTCGGAGTAATTGACAATGAGTCGCAAAAAGGtagtgttttgatttttttgcgcaatTCACATCTGACaagatgattaattatttgcccTATCGTTGTTTTGCTTTGACAGCTTCTGCAAATGATTTTCTAATGGTGttggatattttcttttcgcagcCAAACCTTGTCTTTATCGTTTGGGACATTGGACACAAGTCAAACGCAGTTGCTCCTGATGGACAGTCCTATTTTGATTTGCAGAAGAAGTGCATTAACAAGATAATTTCTAATAAGGTAAAAAATCTAGTAATTTGTctcgtaaaaattcaattaattagcagagattttctttagtttgctttaaaaatgagaCAATAATGGAGAAAAAAACGAGATTGGAAAGTATTGCGGAGAATAATAAATCGATCTCTGTTTGGAATGAgaaattaccaaaaatataTGCGGCcagttgttaaaataatattaataaaaaatgcaacgaGATGatcgatttaataaaatgaatcaagcaatgtttttcattaattttttaactacatTATATTCCATTACTGATCGTGTTGAATGTTTAATTCTAGcctgattaaattatataatttatttcaaatcaggTGTTGTTTGAGCCTAAGGACCAAGTGGCTTTGCTCAAGTATGCAACCACCGAGACTGAACATCCTGGGGACATGGACACATTCCCCAACATCCACTTTCAATGTGACTTTGACACcgacaaaatcaaaatcatggACGCTGTGGATGCGACAGCTCCCACAGACATTGAGCAGGAATTTTTGGGCGCGCTTTGTGTCGCTCTTAGCATCCTAAAAGATCAGGTTTCATCAGAGCAGCAGTCAACCAGCAAGTCAAGCAAGGCTAAGCCGTAAATtgggatattttaatttgaaacagttAATTGATAGAAATTTCACAGTTCTGCTCCATATGAGAGCCTGAAAATTATCCTCCTTTCAAGTCTTGTTGGAGAGTACAGAAATGCAGAAACAAAATCGATCACCAAGCACCTGAAGAAGATCAAAGGATTGGATTGCTCGTTATTTGTCATGTAAGCACTGCAGAAAAtctgcattttgatttttaacaaatttttcagaggTCCAACCAAAAAGCCTGAGTTAGAAGAACTCGAGGGAGAGGAAAATCTGGATTATTTTGCCCAATATCCGGACTCTTTTAATGCAGACACAGCGCTTTCTATCATCTTCAAATATGTAATTCTCTCCTTGTGaactcttcaattaattttttcaacctaAAAGGTAAATGGAGTGTATTGGTGCCATGACGAAGCTCTGTTGAACCTGAGCAGTACCACCAGCAAAAAGGTTTCCCCAAGGAATTCAAAGATATTGCTTGAGCTTGGAACGGACTTCAAGATCAAAGTGCAATACTTCAACGAGGTAATTAAAAACCCTTAGGTTTTGACGCTttagtttttgcaaaattagaGGAATTGTGTTGTATCCAACAAGTTAAAAGCACGCGCCTTGTTTTGCCCAAAAAATAGCTACATTAAATATGAAGTGCCCAGAAACATACATGAAATACCCATAATGATTTTGCCTGGCAACTGCTCTTTTAAAGCGTTTGCCAAGTATCACATATTGTTCATGCCACGGAAAAACGGCCATTTTTTATCATCTCATTTGTAAATAAAGGCCCAGGGGCCAATATGTGAGTGATCAGCACAGATTCCTTCAGATATGGTTTTTAAGGTTTGCGAAGAGCCCAGACTGGAATTCAAAGTGCTCAACAGCGCGGACATTACAAAGAAAACCGGCTTTGACAGAGCGTACTCGGCCAAGGGTGGGAAGCGGAAGATCGtagaggaggaggaggtgaTAAAGGGTTTTAAGTTTGGCACCTCTATCATCCCCTTTTCTGAAGAGGACAAATCCGCTATGGAGTACAAGTCAGGGCTGCCTTGCCTGAAAATTTTGGGTTTCTGTAAGAAAAGAGACATTCCTCCTATAATGCACATTGGCAACACCACAGTCAACGTTTTCCCCGTGCAGAATGACCAGGTATACCAAATAGAATCTTCCATCCGCAGTTAGATAATAAGTTTTGATCTGAGCCCAGGCTTCGATTGTGGCGTTCAAGGCACTGGTTCACACCATGCATCAAATGGGACGTGTTGCGGTCGTCAGAAGAGTCGTCATGAACAATGGAAAGCTGACTCTGGCGGCATTGATGCCCAGGATCTTGCCTGACGACGAGGTTTGTTTTATTCTTCTCTCTTAACGCTGCCAGTTTCAATTTGATGCTCTTTAGAGACTTATTTGCGTCGAGCTGCCTTTCGCAAATGACGTCACCAGTTACAAATTCCCTAGGAGCAAGCCACAGGTTTCTGAAGAGCAACTCCAGGCAGTCAGAGATCTGGTTCAAAATATGAACCTTATGGATGCGGCTTCGTAAGTTTttgacttgatttattttcaaaatcatataTTCAGAATAACTTTGTAAATTTcccaaataaaagaaattaaataatttcttacaaaaattctacaaaatttaaatggcagaACGAATTAAGAAAGACAGCTCTTTGACTTGGTAAATACGTATTTTTTAGTATTCAGACTTCTGAAATCActcaaaaatttggtaaaaacaGAAACAATACATACATTTCGAAAGCAGTACTTGATTGTACCAGAAAAAATCCCACTTACGCGAAGTTGTTAAAGAAAATCATGAGCTCCAATCTTAAgagatgataattttaaaatttagtgtttCGGgactttcctaattttaattcaatttataataacGAACAATTGAAtccattggaaatttaaattgattttgcttttaaattaattttctattctaATTCAATCCATTAATTTGCAACCGTTTAATTTACAATAGAGATGGAAATGAAGCGTTCCAAGCGCGGAGCACACCAAACCCTATCAAAATCTACGCAAACGAACTGGTGATCCAAAAGCACCGTTCACCTGACAGTCCAGTGGATCCTCCCTCAAAATTCATTGTGTCGCTTTTGGAGCCCCCCGAGGTGATCGTGAAAAAAGCTGGGGAAATGGAAGAGAGGCTGAAAGACGTGTTCAACATCGCACCAGTCCGCGCCAGCTCTGCTAAATTCAAGTTTCCTAGGACTCCCAAGGCTAGCACAAAAACCATGCAAAGGTAACAAACTTTTAACTTACTGGGAAGTTTAATAATGTAACAAATCACGATAtagtaattgaatttttttcatttgtttatcCCAACTTTCCCTGTCTGGGTTGAGTTTCAATATCACTATCCGtattttcaccatttttttaccgttttttaatagtaaaagataaaaataagctgtctttggtaaataaatatatataaatttaagtgcaaatattatttaatatgtttAATTAACTTAAACAGTGTacagttatttttcaaaaacttgttactgttttgcaaccctgtctttttaaaactttcaatgTCCGAAGTCGCAATCAATTGTGATTTCATGCCTTTGACTCTTTGTTAAATGCATTTCAGACAAGGAaggtttattgaaaaatatgctcTCGAGGAATTCTatcacgtttttttaaaatttgaaaaaatattgaattttcttcgttggttttttttaagttatgtCACTCTCGTTTGACACTTCCTTCAATTTTAGTGAGGATGACATACTAGAGTACCAAGGCTCTCAAGACGATGTAAACAATGTCGCACAATCTGAAGCTGCTCAACCAGGACACGTGAAAATAGTGCAAATTGGATCTGTTACCCCAGCTGAAGATTTCCTAGCTCTTGTGCAGCAAGGAGTGCCTTTGATTGACAgtgagttaaaaatgaaacgaaGTTTAGTGCAGCCATTACTTGCCTCTCATTTCAGTTTGTCAGCAGTGCCAAACAATCATATTGCAGCTCGCTGTGAGGGCGCAGAACAACCTGCACAAGCCTTTGACTGCCGTCAGGGTGATGCGGCAGGCGTGCGCGAAAGACAACCCGCTGCCTTATAATGAGTGGCTGCCTCAGTTCCGAAACGAGTTGTCAGAACGAAATAAACTTGGTCTCTGGCTCTTGATCATGGATGGTATTAAAGCTATTTCAtatgttttcattatttaatcgTGTGGATGGATTAAGAAAATCTTGGGCCAATCACAGTCGAGGAAAACCCCCAGGCGGTGATGAAAAGGGATGAAGCGGTCAGATTCTTGGCCGAACCACCCAAGGACCAGGAGTCGCAGAAAATGGACATTGATTCATTGGTAAGATTTTTTTGATACCATGCCACATGGTTTGAAACATTATCTTTTTTCCAGCTGGAGGACATGTGAGGTCAAAACGATGGGAAACAATTagatactttaattttttcgtttatttCAAGTCTATAGTGAGTATGTTTTACAAAAtctttattgttaaataaaccTTCATTTAAACCAAGAATCTCTATTGAAGAGTGTTTCCACAATTAGTTGTTGGATTTCCAACGTTATCATTGTTCCACACAGAATAATTGGTGTACTGAACAGCTGTGGCATTGTTGACTGGCATCGAGTAGAATTGCATAGGTTCTTGATGCTGCTGAGCATTTCCGTCTAAATTTTCTACTGTTATTAATCAgtacttttttcaaattttaatatcaaattaccTAGTGTTTGGAGTTGAGAAAAATACGAGGTGTCAACTGTATTCATCGTTTGGTAAATTGGCGCTATGGTGCTTCCATTGAAATAGTTATTCTTTTCAGCCACCTAAACATGAAAATGTTTGggatatttatcaaaattatgtgTAAAAATAAGTACCATGTTGGGAGGATAGTTATTTAATTGGTAACTGGTGCTCGGCTGAATTGGTTGCTCTGGTTCTGGTGGTTCACTGGGTCCAGCGATCGACCTTTTGTATCTTCTGTGTCCACCAGGAAGGTCGGTTCGCATGTGctgcatgaaattttttattttctgcagcaTAAAGTCGGGAGCTTCAAATCCTTTCAGCTCGTGAAGCATCAGGGTTTGCGATTCTCTGTgggaagatttattttataacctTGTTATATTAATCATAGTTATTTGCTT is part of the Cloeon dipterum chromosome 1, ieCloDipt1.1, whole genome shotgun sequence genome and harbors:
- the LOC135940860 gene encoding X-ray repair cross-complementing protein 5-like is translated as MSRKKPNLVFIVWDIGHKSNAVAPDGQSYFDLQKKCINKIISNKVLFEPKDQVALLKYATTETEHPGDMDTFPNIHFQCDFDTDKIKIMDAVDATAPTDIEQEFLGALCVALSILKDQVSSEQQSTSKSSKAKPSAPYESLKIILLSSLVGEYRNAETKSITKHLKKIKGLDCSLFVIGPTKKPELEELEGEENLDYFAQYPDSFNADTALSIIFKYVNGVYWCHDEALLNLSSTTSKKVSPRNSKILLELGTDFKIKVQYFNEVCEEPRLEFKVLNSADITKKTGFDRAYSAKGGKRKIVEEEEVIKGFKFGTSIIPFSEEDKSAMEYKSGLPCLKILGFCKKRDIPPIMHIGNTTVNVFPVQNDQASIVAFKALVHTMHQMGRVAVVRRVVMNNGKLTLAALMPRILPDDERLICVELPFANDVTSYKFPRSKPQVSEEQLQAVRDLVQNMNLMDAASDGNEAFQARSTPNPIKIYANELVIQKHRSPDSPVDPPSKFIVSLLEPPEVIVKKAGEMEERLKDVFNIAPVRASSAKFKFPRTPKASTKTMQSEDDILEYQGSQDDVNNVAQSEAAQPGHVKIVQIGSVTPAEDFLALVQQGVPLIDICQQCQTIILQLAVRAQNNLHKPLTAVRVMRQACAKDNPLPYNEWLPQFRNELSERNKLGLWLLIMDENLGPITVEENPQAVMKRDEAVRFLAEPPKDQESQKMDIDSLLEDM